Sequence from the Natronomonas marina genome:
GGCGACAGACAGGGGGAGGCGAACAGCCTCAAGAACCTCGGCGAGGTGGCCTCCCTGCAGGGGGCCTACGACCGGGCCGCCGACCGCTACGAACGGAGCCTCGAGATCAAGCGAGAGCTCGGCGATCGACAGGGGGTGGCCAGCACACTCGTCGACCTCGGGCGACTGGCCGAAAAGCGGGGGCGGTACCGGCTGAGCCGCGAGCGCCTCGAGCGGAGCCTCGAGATCTGCAACGAACTCGGCACGCGCTACGAGGCGGCACACGGCCGAACGGCCCTCGGAATCGTCGCCACTCGGCAGGGCGAGTACCGGCGGGCCCGCGAACACCTCCGACGGAGCCTCGAAATCGAACGAGAGCTCGGCGACAGACAGGGGGAGGCGAACAGCCTCAGAAACCTCGGAATCGTCGCCACTCGTCGGGGCGAGTACCGGCGGGCCCGCGAACACCTCGAGCGGGCCGCCGAGACCCTCGATGTCGGCGACGACCCGCTCGAGACCGGCCGGGTCCGGCTCGCACGCGGGCGACTCGCTCTCGATTGCGGCGACGTCGACCTGGCACGCGAGCGGATAGACGAGGCCCACCGGACGTTCGCCGACGTGGGCGCGACCCACTGGGAGGGGCGGGCGCGGCGACTGCAGGGGCGGGTCGCCGCCGAAGCCGACGAGACGGCGACCGCCCGCCAGCACTGGCAAGGGGCCCTCGAAACCTTCGAGGCCGTCGGCGCGCCACAGGACGCCCTGGCGACGCTCGAGCACCTCGTCGGGGCCTGTCGGGAGGCGGGAAACGACGACGCGGCCGACCAGTGGTCGAGGCGGGCCGAGGAACTGCTCGAAGCCGCGCCGGAGCCGGTGGCCGACCGCCACCGCGAGTGGGTCCGGACCGCGCCCGAGGACAGCGAGCGCCCCTGAGTTCGTCGGTCCCCTCGATTTACTCGAGGAGGTACTCGAAGGCCCTGAGCGTGTTCCGGCCGTCCTCGGTGAGGAACACCCGTTTTTGGGTGCCGACCTGCTCGATTTCGACGTAGCCCCGCTCGGAGAGCGGCGAGATGACGTGGGCGTCCAGTCGCCGGAACTTGCCCTTGTCCGTGTCGCCGTCGAAGTCGAGCATGAACGGCAGCCCCGCACGCTCGCCGTACTCGAAGAGTTCGCGCTTGATCCTGTAGGGGTCGCCGGCCGCGTTCGTCCGCTCGGAGTCGGCGACGTGGGCCATGATAGCGAGGTGCTGGCGCTCGGGCCGTTCGATGTGGTAGGTCGGAACGGTGTCGATCGAGCGCACGCCCCGGGGCGCCGGCGGCTGGAGCGAGCCGTACTCCTCGGCCTCGACGTAGTACGGCTGTGCGCTCCCGTCGGCCATGCAGGCGATCATCCCGCCGATGGCGGTCACCTTGTCCCCCGACGCCAGGTTGACGTACACCCGGTCGTCCGCGTGGGCGCCGAGCACTCGGCCGAACGCCGCCACCGCGTCGAAGAGGTCCTCGATCTCGACTTCGACGACCTCACAGTCGATGCCGTGGTCGTCGAACGTCGTCTCGATGGCCTCGTCCTCGAGGTGGTGGCGGAGCGACCCGGGGAGGTACTGGAGCAGGACGACCCGGTCGGCCGAGTGCTCCACCGGCGGTTCCACGACGCGGTCGTGCTCGATTCCGAGCGGGGCGACGTGGACGTGTTCGGGAACGGAGAGCCCCATCGTACCGTCGGGAAGGCTCCCTGTCGTGTTAATACCGGTGGCCACGGGCGGTGAGCGAGCGGCGACGGGCCGACGCCGTGGGAACCGCGACGACCCCGGCTTGCAGCCGGAGCGAGGCGAACGGCCGCGCCGCTACTCCCCGCGGAACTCCGGTTCGCGGCCCTCGATGCGGGCGTCGAACCCCTCCCGGTAGTCGCGGGTGTCGTCGAGTTCGCGGCCGAGCGCGCGCTCGAACTCGAGGCCGGACTCGAGCGGCGCCTCGAGGGCCGCGTTGAGCGCGCGCTTCGCGTTCCGGAGGCCGAGCGGCGCGTTCTCACAGAGTCGGTCGGCGAAGGCCGTCGTCCGCTCGTCGACGGCCTCGTCGTCGCAGAGTTCGTGGACCAGATTGCAGTCCAGCGCCGCCTCG
This genomic interval carries:
- a CDS encoding HFX_2341 family transcriptional regulator domain-containing protein — translated: MGLSVPEHVHVAPLGIEHDRVVEPPVEHSADRVVLLQYLPGSLRHHLEDEAIETTFDDHGIDCEVVEVEIEDLFDAVAAFGRVLGAHADDRVYVNLASGDKVTAIGGMIACMADGSAQPYYVEAEEYGSLQPPAPRGVRSIDTVPTYHIERPERQHLAIMAHVADSERTNAAGDPYRIKRELFEYGERAGLPFMLDFDGDTDKGKFRRLDAHVISPLSERGYVEIEQVGTQKRVFLTEDGRNTLRAFEYLLE